The Chanodichthys erythropterus isolate Z2021 unplaced genomic scaffold, ASM2448905v1 ctg001590_np12, whole genome shotgun sequence DNA window CACAACTAAACAGATGGAGGTTAGATGCACAATAGAACAAGGAGCTTGACCGACATGGGTGGAGTTGTGAACAGTGTAAATCCAGGTGAACATGTTGATAAAGGAGACTTTGAGCCAACAGAGACAAGCTCCAACAACAGATACTTAAAGTTGGGTGGAATCAGCAGTGATGGACATTACTTGGAATTGGATTGATTGGCTTAGAATTTAGCTCATAATATAACAAAACTTGATGGTAACTGAGCTCATAGGATAATTCTCAGTGATAGCAGTTTGAGTTTCAGTCCATGCAGGCCAACAAAATATCCTCAGTGAAATATGACATTAGATGTTGTCAAACACTCCAGGCTCTCATTATCTGTACCAAGGATCCAAAAAGGCTGActcagtttctggttcaaagTGAGGCAGATATTGTCCTCAGCGAGACAGATGGAGTCATGATTGTTGTTTGAATTGAGTATTTCTGTTACAGTTCTGCAGGAAAATCCTAGAAGATCAATAGTCTTACTTAGTatgtaaacaaataattaaatgcacAAACAATCCAGTGAATGATAATAGGCTACTGCAgacaaaaaaaatccttttttttacGTTTTACATAAATGGCAATGTAAAATGACATGATCAAATTGTTTTCTTCTTCTGAGAACCAAGAACAGAAAGCTAAATCTGCAATTAGCTcaaagtcaaaaaaaaaaaaaggtcagtcAACAGTGGAAAAAGGTACACTGCACTCTTATTTGATTTGCAGCTGAATTCAGCCACACACATATGATACCGAGATCATGAGTCAATAACTTGCCTTGAATCAATAATCCATAATGGTGATGGGGCTGTAATGGTCTGGAGAATGTTCTCTGCAGTCAaactgtttgttcctgatttaCGTAGAAAACGGAAATGTAATGGAAATGCCAGGAGGTCTTGGAGTTGAATGTTGTCCTAATAATGGAGATGATGTGGTCATCAAAGCAACATTTGATGTTACATTTGATGTACCTAAGGAGAATTAGATTCtgattagaatttttttttaaattttacaacACATACAAATGGATTACACTGTAAATGGTTACTTTAACcacaatattttatattcaaaCAAAATATTCTTCTAATGCAAACATATTGTATAGTGGTAATTTTAGAATtgtatgttaatattataaaacttatgaccaatttaaaagataaaaatggTCTCACCTGTTTATGAATACTCCAACTGTTGTAATATGATGAAAATGAAGTAGCTAAGATAGTCCAAGATTTCTTAAAGTTCCTCTTTGTCTTTCCTTTCTCTTTTATATACAATGTCTTACTGTTTTAAAATGAAGTTTCACCTCTTTAAGTAGTTGAATATAAATTTGATCAATGCCAACTGTAAAATTAATTTCTGCATACAAAGTCATTACAAAAGCATATTACATAGACATTTTGATCAATAAAATATTGGAAACAAACAAagacaaatgaatgaatgaatgaatgaataaatgaatgaataataataataataataaaaaaactacaacaattaaaatgagtaattgttttaaaaaaagtgtatgGTGTTAAGGCCTCTGAATAAATGGCATTATTTTTGAAtccaataaatatattttaaatatattaactcATTACAAgtttaaataactaaaaaatgAGTACTGCTATTTATTTtagataaacataaatatgaacatGACCTTAACACCAACTTAAAGtagtaaaaaattaaacaatccCAATGGCtactgctgccttcacgtgctatcgGAAATGTCCTACTTTTGACTTCTTAAGTCATAATTTTTAGTTTGTCTTCGTAATTTATTTAATTCTCTATAGGAATATAGGAATTTCAATAGAAGGCAGGTTGATTCttgccttcttttttttttagaaatgtcattgattaatattttgttattaaagatatttatgtaaaatcatattaaattatgaaataagaaacttttatttacaataattccgatagcacatgaaggcagcataaatTCCCACAGAGGCTGTCCACTGATTAACATCCACCTCTGTATCCCCCCCCTTACGGTGGACAATGCATTATAGCCACTTCATCACAATGCAGTCATGATAGCTGAAGTATGTGGGCATTATGTCAATCGTAAGTTTATCCAAGTCAATATCTTTTATATATACATGGTCAATTAATGTCCCATTTTCAGTTGTTGGTTTTTCAACAATTTGTGTAAAACCAAAATGCTGCATAACATCATGAATTGTTGAATTACTAAAAAGGTTTTCATTGAAATCCCCTAAAATTATTTTTCCACCTGGTAAGCAgtttatttgattaattaagGTAATCAACCTCTCTCTAAACAATGGTAAGATATATGATGGTGGTCTATACACAACTGCCAAGGTTGTGTTTAAATGTTGTATATTGCACGTTAGACATTCAATGTTAATACATGGTAAATCAACTAAAGTAGCTTTTACATTCTGTCTATAATAGATACCAACACCACCATGATTTTCTTCTTTTAGTTTAGCAAAAACATCCTGACTTGTGTCGTAAGCAACATTTCGTGGTTTATCATAAAAATAGTATCCAGTAAGACTGATTTCATTCTCAAAATAGTTTGGTTTTAACCATGTCTCTGTTACACAAATCATATCTGCTTGAAAATATCTCTTATCTTGGCGAATATCTAAAATATGTGGATTGACTCCTTGAACATTGTGTAACATAATTtgaaattttacactttctgTAATTTCCCTTGGAACAATGAATGGAGGCATACTCTGTAGAGCTTGCTCAATGTTGTCTTttgcaaaaataacattttctttgAAATCTTCTATTATGAGTCCATCAAGACAGGTCACTCTACTTAATGCTACATATGCTTGTCCTGGAGCAAACATCTTTTTCATTGAAACAACAGCTTTGTTCACTGTCAGACCTTGTACTTTGTGAACTGTGCACGCCCAGGCCAGTCTCAAAGGATATTGCCTTCTGACACCACCAGTGCTTGTTACTTTTTCTTCTTCAGGTTCAATTGGTGTACTTTTCTCCAGTCCaggttttaaacatgtttttttaccTCTAGCTTCTTTACCAACATGTTCATCATCAAATTcgatatatatttttgatggaaacatttcatcatcatcataacaAAATTCTTTAATTGTCCCAAAGATTCCATTCACAAGACCATCtgagacattaatatttttcagCAGCATTACTCGAGCATCAATGGCTAATTCAAGGGATTTTTCCAAACTACTGTTCTGCACTCTGGAATGAAACCCATCCTTTTTTTCCATTCGGCCATTCTtagcatttctttcaaaatcttGAGCATTTATAGTAACCGTGTCAGTGCATACTTTGTGTAACTTTGATATATTGTGATCATCAACTTCACTATTAATTGCATAAATATGGATATCTGTACTATCATCACCATCACCTGTTTCACATTTCTTAAGCATATTAACATCTTCTTCAAGCATTACTTCATCTTTTTTACGTAGCCTTAAACGGTTTAATAATTCTGCAAACTTTTTGTCCTTCTGACGCATAATCTCTGTAagttcaacaaaatgaaagttaGTTTCCCAAAGATTAACACCGTTGACTGGTTCAGTGTAAAGTGGTTTTCCTTTAACAGGAGACAGCTGATAAAAATCTCCAACTGCTATCACAGAGACATTTCCAAATGCAGAGTAATCACCTGTTTGTTTGATTTGTCTCAATCTTCCATGAATATATGACAGAAGTTTATGAtcaaccattgaaatttcatcaattattaatatttgcaGTTTTCCAAATTTGGCTCTCAAGGAATTAATTTTTTCATCTCCAAGTGGTTGATATGGCAGTGTAGCATTTATTCCAATGGACAGAGTGGAATGTACTGTAGCTGCATTTTTTAAGTTGTAAGCTGCAACACCAGTTGGTGCTGTTAATAGCACGTGTGTCTCATCTGGGTTCTCTGTTAACCTTGAAAGTATGCGAGAGGTTTCATAATAGATTGCTTTTATCAGCACTGACTTTCCAACACCTCCTGGACCAGATATAAAGACATGAAATGGATCTGGGTTTTCACCTTGTACTTTTGCTAAACACCATTGCCGCACTTTGTAAAAGATTTGTGACTGCTTTTCATTCAAAGACCGTAGCAAAGCCAAAACATCTTGCTTTGTCATAGCAGATGGATTGGATTCTAGTTTTGAAGGACCTACATTTGGTAATAGATCAGGTATAATATCATCACCTTCCTCTGTTTCTATTTGTTGTTTCTTACTCTCTAGACATTCCAAACGTTCAAGTTCTGCTTCTGGACAGATTTGGGCCCAAGCATCTTCCATTGGTCCGTGCTGTTCTAAATCATCTTGAGCTCTTTGTATTGTGTCTGCTTCTTTTTCAAATTTTGCACATGTTTGTGTCAACTATAATTTTCACTGACTCAAGCTCATCATTATAAATTGTTACAAATCCAGTCTCATAAAACTCCTGATGGGAAGGGAAATGTGGTGGCTTCAATTGATCTCGCACAAAATGAGGCAAAAATAATTCCAAAATACTTTGATAATAATTTTCTGGATTTTTAGTGGGTGAAAAACGGGCATATCGTACAATGGCACAGTTTGAACAAGTTCGTTTTCTCACAAAGCCCATGTCATTTTCCAGTTTTACTCTATCTGCACACAAGTATTCAGATTTACTCAAAACTCTGTACTCTGAGGCAAAGGTTGCTAAACACATTCCAGTAAATTCTTTGGTATTTGGACGGGCTCTGTATCTCTCTGTGATGCTTTTCATCCATATGCCATCACTGTTGTCATCTCCACATTCAGCTTTTTTATGTATAGTGTTTAAGGGTAAACTCATTCTTATTGTATTAATTCCAGTTGGAATGAACACTACTTTCCTTGACCCCTCTTTTAGTTTCATGTTAGTCAGCCGATAAACACTTTCTTGAGCTGAGACCTCTCGATTATGTAAAAACACACTGCCAAGTTTTCTTAAAGCTTGTTTTGCATCCATATTACCTTGACTGTGTGCTTCTTTTTGAGCATTAGCCAGCAGCAAACCCATTTCTCTCTCAGCTTTGGAAATATAGGAAATTATATATACTATACAAGAGTAAGCATCAACAACAAATTGTATATCCATGTTTGCATTCCAACATCTCAGAAGATCAGGATTATATTGATTAACCCATACATCACTTGGCTTTCTCTTCAAaacaacatttgtttttttcgtaATTCTATTGTATGCCATTTCAAATGTCTCTTGATTTATACCAATAGATGCAAACATAGAGTCAACTGAATCAAATGCAACATCGCTATTCAATAAACattctctgacttttttcaTTACAGCTTCAGCTAACTCTTTTGATATTTGTTTACAGTTTGTCTTTTTGTATtgtctttcatttttttcatcatcagtttctttttcATCTTTATCACTCTTGCTGCTTCTtgtaataaaagtatttttgctTGGTGGACGTGGAAAGTTGAATCTACACACAGTTCCTTtctttttacatgtttttgcaTGTCTTTTACTGTGTTGTTGCACACTGCTCACTATTTCATGCATTTCTTTTTGCTGTTCAGGTGGCATTTCACAAGTGACATAGCGATCAACAAATGCTACAACTTCATTATCATCATCTCTGTCCACTTGAGGTGCATTTTCAACCCAAAACAGACAATGTGTATGAGGTGAACCACGTTGTTGGAATTCTATTCGATAGAAATAATCTATTATTTTTCCAATTGGTTGGGCTGGAGACATAATAACATCTTTCAGAAAGTAGTGAAATCGATAATCAAACATTCTGGCAGCAGTTACAGGATTACGTTTCAACATCCCACATCTATCAGACCAATCCAATTTATCAATAGGTGTTTGACAGCCCTCTTGTTTTACAATACATTGCATTAGCTCTGTCCATCGCAAATCCGCTGATGAAAATGAGCAAAACCATGTTGGAATACCTAATTGTCTAACCATTGCAAATAAATCTTTTTGAACACTTTGCCAAAAAACAGGAGTCCCTCTCACAGGTTTCAAAAATTTATAACCCTGATCAAAATTTAAAATCTTTTGCAGGGATTCTTTGTTTGTTAGCATTTCTGaagtaatttttgttttgttgcttgTGTCATAGCCTTTCCTTAAAGCAatagatacatttgagatcaCTTGATTAAGCTCAGACAAATATTGTCCATAAAAGATGTAGTCCAGGTTTTGAGCAAAATGTCCATCTGCATTTAGGATTCTATTATTTAAATATCTAGACAGTGTTAATTTTTCAGGTCGTGAATCATGAAATGTTCCTGTTGCATTTGGGAAGAGAACTGGAAAGCATTTTGCTTCATTAGTTTCATCCATTAACATTCTCACTGGATTGTTGCCCTCTGCTGGTGCAAGTGACATAATTCCATCAAAATGTTGATCTAACACCTCTTGTGCAATGTCAACTGGTTGCAAACACGAATCCATAAACAAACCATGTTGCTGTCGATCATGAAGTGTCTCATCAGTGATGTCATTGTCTTCATTTTCAATATCATActctttattaacacatatgcCCAAGTCTCGTTCATTGTTATcacttttatcatttatttgttcTTCTGTTTTACTCAGAGGATTAATCCAACTTTCATTAAACTCTACATCTGTATAGCACTTGTTatattgttgtagatattttaaagcagtttttacCTTATCAACGTGCACAAACTTATATTCATAGTGTCCTTTATATGTCAGTTTTCTCTTAAGCTTTACACGAATCATCAAATCCTCATCTTCTGATCTTGGTAAAACATTCACCACATCTGTAACATTAGATGGAACACATGTCACTGGTCCATGAACACCATTCTGTCCACCTCGTGGTAATGCCATCATTTTCATGAATGGGATATGCTTCGCTATTAGATGTTGCTCAAGAGAGTTTAAACAGCTCAATTCAGGAGGAATAGGATCCAGAGTGAGATTGTTTGCAACACTTTCAGCAGGCATTTTACCTTCAGAAATTTTTCTATCACATGTGTGACAAATCCACAAATATTCCGCTGGACTATTTTTATACACACATTCTTCACTGCAGTCTTTATTACATTTATGAAAATCATTCAATGTTATACATTTTTCTGCAATGCAGCCAGCCTGGATagatttttgaatatatttatttttattacagtatttcaccTGCATTTTAAAGCAGCAGCGATGACAAACTGAACATACATATTCAGGACCTGTtgatattttttctttaaattgttCAATCACACAATCAATCTCTTTCCTTTTGATCTCTGCCTCATGATGAGTTACAGCATTTCTAATTTTAATGCTACTAGCAAAATTaatatcatttttatatttctctTTGTTATAATGAATCACCTTAGTCTTGTGCATTTCATCTTCACTATATTTTCTAATACTGTACTGTTTCAAACGTTCCTTGTGTGCGGTATTCTCTGCGTATTTGTCAATAGAATACTGTTTCAAAGATTCCCTGTGTGCGGTATTCTCTGCGTATTTGTCAATAGAATGCTGCTTCAAAGATTCCCTGTGTGCGGTATTCTCTGCGTATTTGTCAATAGAATACCTTTTCAAAGATTGACAGCGcgattcatatttatttttgcttaatatttttaatttttcttgatagtgttcattttcattatacattttaataccaGATTTAATTTTCCTATGTTTGTACATTTCATCCTCATGATATCTTTTCAttgctttcatttttttcccctcatttaAGTCATAATTACTATTGTATTGGACTTTCTGTCTATAAAGCTTAAGTGGGTCTGACTTGGGATTTAATGATGCAGGAAACATGGAAACTTCAACTGGTGATTTACAAATTGAAGCACAGCTACCATCCTTTTTTTCACACATAGAACAACTTCATAATGACAACTATTAGCATGTTTCAAGTAAATCCCCTTGTATTGGCAGCTCTGTCTGTTTGATGTGGCATTTAAGGCTGAATACTTAAGCCATTTCTCTTGAGTAAAAGTAAATATGTCTACACCAATTAAATCACTGGCTGCTTGTATTTCTAGCTCTGATGCCCAAGTTCCAACATATTTCATTCTCAAAGTGGCAATATAGTTCCCAACAGAACTGTGTCCTTGTCTGAGATACTGAATGTACCTTTCTTCATTTTGGAGAATATGAGATACAACAGCACGTCTCACTTTTCTGTGTTCTTTTTCACTTCCACTTACAGCATAAGCTATTGATCATGAAAAAGCAGTTACCATCACCCACAATATCTTTGGTTTTACAAGGTTCAGCCATTTCAACACTTTCATTTGGATAATTTTGTTCAATTGAAACATGTACAATGTTTAGCTTcaagcaaatatttttttgttgctgTACTGTTAATGGACTAAACTGAAAACAAACTGTGTCAGTTTGTGAAATGAATTCAACATCTGCTGTATTTTCATTTCTTGGGCATGCACTGGGCATTTCCGTTTTCTTTTGTGCATAACtttgaacaaaatatatttcatctgcaCTAGAGAAATCAGTCAAAGAGTAACTGCAACTTTCCATTTCTGATTTTATACCCTCAGtcattttttctattttagtatTTTCCATCACAGGATTACATATCACCTGATTATTTTGAATATCTTTGTCAATTTGTGTACATGTTTCATGCACAGGTATTGCATCTGTGTTGATAAAATCAGTCAGAGTATTACTGCAACTTTCCATTTCTGATTTCATACCTCTACTCACTGGTTCTGCTTCAGTATTTTCTTCCACCACTGGATGGCACACCAAACGATTGCGGAGAGTGTTATCATTAATCATATTTGCCTCGACCCCAGTTACCTCAAAAGGACGATTTTTTGCAATCAATGATGCACCAAGTCTCCTGAAGTGAATGAGCAAAGATTCTATGCTGCCATAGAAAGTCACTATACTCTTACCATACTGTGCATATGTTCCATCAGAGCGTCGTGAATGTGGATCAATCACTGCATACCATGAACCTTGTCTGACAACTGCACATATGGTGTGGTTCATATTTACCAAACATGCATCAAACCTCTGGAATGCTTGTTTTACTGCTTCATCAAATGACATGGCAAACCCTTGTAGACCTTCATCATAATGAGAAATGCCAAACAACCCTGTGAGCAATTGTCCATACTTTATTGAAAAAGTGCAATTATTCAACATGTGTGTGTCAGGCAGCTCAGCAACTTGAATGTAGCCATCTGTGCAATCGTTGATTTTCCCTGCATCTCTCATGGCACTGTACAGGTCATCTCCGTGAATGAGGACATCATTCAGGTCACTGACGGTCCACTGCAACACATTTTTCATCTTAGACATGACAATGGCAATTAAACTGTTTGCAGCACATTGCTTACCACCATTGGGATTGAAACGGGGATGTCCTTGATGGAAAGAGCCTCTTATGCAAGATCTCTGGGGACATACATCAGTACCAGCATTCATTTTCATCTCATTATGTTCAGTAGTAGAGACATAGGGAGAGaaacattttgacttttgtACACACTTATTCACCTCAACCCCCGTTACCTCAAAAGGATGATTTTTTGCATTCAAGGATGCACCAAGTCTCTTGAAATGAATGAGTAAAGATTCTATGCTGCCATAGAAAGTCACTACACTCTTACCGTAAGCTGCCATTGTTCCATCACAGTGTCGGGAATGTGGATCAATCACTGCATACCATGAACCTTGTCTAACAGCTGCACATATGGTGTGGTTCATATTTACCAAACATGCATCAAACCTCTGGAATGCTTGTTTTACTGCTTCATCAAATGACATGGCGAAGCCTTGCAGACCTTCATCATAATTAGAAATGCCAAACAACCCTGTGTGTAATTGTCCATACTTTATTGAAAAAGTACAATTATTCAGCGTGTGTGTGTCAGGCAGCTCAGCAACTTCCATGTAGCCATCTAAGTGATCGTTGATTTTCCCTGCATCTCTCATGGCACTGTACAGGTCATTTCCGTGAATCAGAACATCATTCAGGTCACTGATGGTCCACTGCAACACATTTTTCATCTTAGACATGACAATGGCAATTAAACTGTTTGCAGCACATTGCTTACCACCATTGGGATTGAAGCGGGGATGTCCTTGATGAAAAGAGCCTCTGATATAGGAAGTCTGTGGAGACAAATAAGAAACAGCATGCATAGTCATCTCAGCATCTTTTGGAAACTTTGGCATAGACTttgaattagcgtctgaatcAGACTTTGGGTAAGAATCGGTAAAATTGGCAAATTCGGAACAATTGGCAAATTCGGAACAATTGGCAAAATTAGGATCAGGCTCttgtatttcttttctttgtttagGAGGCTGCAAAATCTCTTCAGGATTAGCAGCCAGCCTGTCCGCGATTCTCCTCTTGGCTGCCTGAGAACGCTGAGACTGCTTCGTCCGAGGCATCTGCACATACACAAAATATAGGaagataaattaaatgacaTATTACTGCataataattaacaaaaaatacattaaagattttattaaatttagttcaCATTACAATAATGTTTAGTAACAATAATATTGCATGCTACTCTCCTTACTTTGGTCTTTTGcacttaaaatgtttatatatgaaaaaattaaataaatacaagcattaactttttcatttttaaatgtttaactgaTAAAACTGAATGGTAACTAAACTCACAACTATTAACATATTAGCTAACCATAATAACCAAACAGAACATAATTACTCACATATATAACAAACATAAAATTAACCTGCATAGTCATTATGCTTTTCAATAAACAGATTGCACTAAAAAGCCATTGATAACGAATACACAATTCTTTAAATCCCTACAAAACAACCCTGTTTTAATTAGAGCTATACTGACATCTAGTGGTGAAATCATAaagttacatattttatttatttctttgtaCCAATGAACAATAATTTAGCTTCTTTGCATTTGAAAGACCTTTACCCCATTTTTAACTTACAAATGGtgtcaaataattattaaatgttcAGTTTAGAGATTATTTTCCCAAACAGTTTCAAAATGCAGTAAATGTGCAAATTTTCTATTGCATTATATCATAAGCACACATACAAATCTGTGTGCATCTATGTATATTCACACACAGCAATTCAAAAGTGTTGAAACAAAACTAACTTATGATCATAAAGGATAAATCATTATTCAAATTCCAACACCACCACCAACTACTCAtgattgttttcattatttcaaaATGTGCTAAACAACAAACTTTagcaaaattatttaaactggAAAGTAGAAAGTGGAA harbors:
- the LOC137016409 gene encoding uncharacterized protein isoform X2, coding for MPRTKQSQRSQAAKRRIADRLAANPEEILQPPKQRKEIQEPDPNFANCSEFANCSEFANFTDSYPKSDSDANSKSMPKFPKDAEMTMHAVSYLSPQTSYIRGSFHQGHPRFNPNGGKQCAANSLIAIVMSKMKNVLQWTISDLNDVLIHGNDLYSAMRDAGKINDHLDGYMEVAELPDTHTLNNCTFSIKYGQLHTGLFGISNYDEGLQGFAMSFDEAVKQAFQRFDACLVNMNHTICAAVRQGSWYAVIDPHSRHCDGTMAAYGKSVVTFYGSIESLLIHFKRLGASLNAKNHPFEVTGVEVNKCVQKSKCFSPYVSTTEHNEMKMNAGTDVCPQRSCIRGSFHQGHPRFNPNGVDRQ
- the LOC137016409 gene encoding uncharacterized protein isoform X1, with the translated sequence MPRTKQSQRSQAAKRRIADRLAANPEEILQPPKQRKEIQEPDPNFANCSEFANCSEFANFTDSYPKSDSDANSKSMPKFPKDAEMTMHAVSYLSPQTSYIRGSFHQGHPRFNPNGGKQCAANSLIAIVMSKMKNVLQWTISDLNDVLIHGNDLYSAMRDAGKINDHLDGYMEVAELPDTHTLNNCTFSIKYGQLHTGLFGISNYDEGLQGFAMSFDEAVKQAFQRFDACLVNMNHTICAAVRQGSWYAVIDPHSRHCDGTMAAYGKSVVTFYGSIESLLIHFKRLGASLNAKNHPFEVTGVEVNKCVQKSKCFSPYVSTTEHNEMKMNAGTDVCPQRSCIRGSFHQGHPRFNPNGDEKCVAVDRQ